CTTCTCCGCGCCCAAGGGGTCGGACAACGTGGACGCCTGGCGGCAGATGTCGCGCTCCTTAAGGTGGAAGTGAGCGTCATGGAAGCCGCCGATCTCTACCGCTTCTACCATGTGGGTGACGAGGAAACCCGCGCCCTGAGGGGCGTGAGTCTAGACGTGCGGCCCGGCGAGCTGACGGTGCTCCTCGGCAAATCTGGCAGCGGCAAAAGCACCTTGCTGGCGTGTCTGGCGGGCCTGGACGATCCCGACGGCGGCGTGGTGAGCGTCAATGGGCGAACTTTATCGCGCCAACCCGAACGGGTACGGGCGGCGCTCAGGGCCGAGCATCTGGGCGTGATGCTTCAGGGCGGCAATCTCATCGCTCATCTGAATGTGCTGGACAACGTGACGCTGACAGGCCGCTTGAACGGTAAGCCGGACGAAGACGGGGCCATCAAACTTCTGACTCAGTTGGGCCTCGCCGAGCGCTTACATGCTTTTCCCGCGCAGCTTTCCGGCGGCGAAACGGCCCGCGCTTCACTAGCTGCTGCACTGGCCCACCACCCCCGCGTGCTGCTGGCCGACGAACCCACGGCTGAGGTGGATGCCCAGACCGAGCAGCAGGTGATCGCGGTGATCAAGGACTTTGTTCGTCGAAATCAGAGCGCTGCGGTGATCGCCACCCACAGTCCCAGACTGGCCGAGCAAGCCGACCGGGTGCTGCGGATTCAAGACGGGCGGTGGCAAGATGCCTGAGTCTGAACGAATCGAGCGCCTGACCTTTGAATCCGCGCAGGTCTGGCCCCAAGCCGCTGAAACGCGCCGGGGCGAAGTCGCGCTGGTGATGGCCCAGAATCTCAGCCGCGAATACGGCAACGTGGCGGCCCTCAAGCGAGCCAGCCTCCGCATTTTCCCCGGCGACAGCATTGCCCTGCTGGGATTGTCCGGCAGCGGCAAGAGTACCCTGCTGCATCTGCTGGGCGGCCTGGATCAGCCAACGGGCGGCGAACTGAGCTGGCCCGCGCTGGGTGATTCTGCTGATCTGCGGCCCAGCAAAGTGGCGTTCGTGTTTCAGGCGCAGAGCTTGATGCCTCCGCTCA
This portion of the Deinococcus rubellus genome encodes:
- a CDS encoding ABC transporter ATP-binding protein → MEAADLYRFYHVGDEETRALRGVSLDVRPGELTVLLGKSGSGKSTLLACLAGLDDPDGGVVSVNGRTLSRQPERVRAALRAEHLGVMLQGGNLIAHLNVLDNVTLTGRLNGKPDEDGAIKLLTQLGLAERLHAFPAQLSGGETARASLAAALAHHPRVLLADEPTAEVDAQTEQQVIAVIKDFVRRNQSAAVIATHSPRLAEQADRVLRIQDGRWQDA